Proteins encoded by one window of Myxococcus guangdongensis:
- a CDS encoding Spx/MgsR family RNA polymerase-binding regulatory protein: MANDLLVLSYSGCSTCKKALKWLEAQGLAPRVRPIVEQPPTLAELDAWIAKSGLPVRKWLNTSGLSYRALGKAKVDAASEADVRAWLAADGKLVKRPVLVTPSAVVVGFQEEAWERVFAKRG; the protein is encoded by the coding sequence ATGGCGAACGACCTCCTCGTGCTCTCCTATTCGGGCTGTTCCACCTGCAAGAAGGCGCTGAAGTGGCTGGAGGCCCAAGGCCTTGCCCCCCGCGTGCGCCCCATCGTGGAGCAGCCCCCCACCCTCGCCGAGCTGGACGCGTGGATTGCCAAGAGCGGCCTGCCCGTGCGCAAGTGGCTCAACACCAGCGGGCTGAGCTACCGGGCGCTCGGCAAGGCGAAGGTGGACGCGGCGAGCGAAGCGGACGTGCGGGCCTGGCTCGCGGCCGATGGCAAGCTGGTGAAGCGGCCGGTGCTCGTCACGCCCTCGGCGGTGGTGGTGGGCTTCCAGGAAGAGGCCTGGGAGCGCGTGTTCGCCAAGCGAGGTTGA
- a CDS encoding ABC transporter substrate-binding protein/permease — MNVSGVWRRGGALLVFAVVLTSCVQREEPGLERVRRAGELRWGADAQGGEPYAMEDPDVPGHMRGFEVELADALARELGVRARFVQNDWSSLIPSLERGSFDVALNGIEVTPARSGRILFTRPYFIFQLRLLARRQDDSVTGLSSLRGKRVGTLANSQAWDLLQREGIQAVPYEGVEEPYIDLEQGRVDAVLMDDLIAQRYGQPRPGLRVVGDVGEGYYAIAVRPGDEDLRAALDVALGHVARSGELRRIFARWNIDSAQQQKMVEWTDAQTREVLSQTSTAKLGWGQALMFLQAALVTLVVSVGAMALAVPLGVGLALVRLYGPRGLSGAASFYVEVFRGTPVLLQLYVLYYGLAGVLRLDALSAAVLGLGLNYAAYEAEVYRAGVLAVPRGQMEAALALGMSTPLALRRVVFPQAFRVALPSVTNDFIALLKDSSLVSVISVVELTKRMTITAVDVRSWLLPGALCAALYLAMSYPLSLLARRLEARLARG, encoded by the coding sequence ATGAACGTGAGTGGTGTGTGGAGGCGAGGCGGGGCGCTGCTCGTGTTCGCGGTGGTGTTGACGTCCTGCGTCCAGCGGGAGGAGCCCGGGCTGGAGCGGGTGCGGAGGGCGGGAGAGCTGCGCTGGGGCGCGGACGCGCAGGGCGGCGAGCCGTACGCCATGGAGGACCCGGACGTGCCCGGGCACATGCGCGGCTTCGAGGTGGAGCTGGCGGATGCGCTGGCGCGGGAGCTGGGCGTGCGCGCGCGCTTCGTGCAGAACGACTGGTCCAGCCTCATCCCCTCCCTGGAGCGGGGCTCGTTCGACGTGGCGCTCAACGGGATTGAGGTCACCCCGGCGCGCAGCGGACGCATCCTCTTCACCCGGCCGTACTTCATCTTCCAGCTGCGGCTGCTGGCCCGGCGGCAGGACGACAGCGTCACGGGGCTCTCCTCCTTGCGTGGAAAGCGGGTGGGGACGCTCGCCAACTCGCAGGCGTGGGACCTGCTCCAGCGCGAGGGCATCCAGGCGGTGCCGTACGAGGGCGTGGAGGAGCCCTACATCGACCTGGAGCAGGGGCGGGTGGACGCGGTGCTGATGGACGACCTCATCGCCCAGCGCTACGGCCAGCCGAGGCCCGGGCTGCGCGTGGTGGGCGACGTGGGCGAGGGCTACTACGCCATCGCGGTGCGGCCCGGGGACGAGGATTTGCGCGCGGCGCTGGACGTGGCGCTGGGGCACGTGGCGCGCTCGGGGGAGCTGCGGCGCATCTTCGCCCGGTGGAACATCGACAGCGCCCAGCAGCAGAAGATGGTGGAGTGGACCGACGCGCAGACGCGCGAGGTGCTGTCGCAGACGAGCACGGCGAAGCTCGGCTGGGGGCAGGCCCTGATGTTCCTCCAGGCGGCGCTGGTGACGCTGGTGGTGTCCGTGGGGGCCATGGCGCTCGCGGTGCCGCTGGGCGTGGGGCTGGCGCTGGTGCGCCTGTACGGGCCCCGGGGGTTGTCGGGGGCGGCGTCCTTCTACGTGGAGGTGTTCCGGGGAACCCCGGTGCTGTTGCAACTCTATGTCCTGTACTACGGGCTCGCCGGGGTGCTGCGGCTGGATGCGCTGAGCGCGGCGGTGCTGGGGCTGGGGTTGAACTACGCGGCCTACGAGGCGGAGGTGTATCGGGCGGGCGTGCTGGCGGTGCCTCGTGGACAGATGGAGGCGGCGTTGGCGCTGGGCATGTCCACTCCGCTGGCGCTGCGCCGGGTGGTGTTCCCCCAGGCGTTCCGGGTGGCGCTGCCGAGCGTCACCAACGACTTCATCGCGTTGCTCAAGGACAGTTCGCTGGTGTCCGTCATCTCCGTCGTGGAGCTCACCAAGCGGATGACGATTACGGCGGTGGATGTTCGCAGTTGGTTGTTGCCTGGGGCGTTGTGCGCGGCGCTCTACCTGGCGATGAGCTACCCTTTGTCTCTCCTGGCGAGGCGGTTGGAAGCGAGGTTGGCGCGCGGATGA
- a CDS encoding outer membrane beta-barrel protein, giving the protein MTGRLSWALAAAVALGSAGASAQEAATYSAPTGLEVTVGLGFQAGVGHVYKNGLRLNQTIGDVKLSDAANGAVPVVAEVGYRATPNWFIGAYGSYTYIITKENPYSCFEGWECAASQLRFGPQVQYHFSPTASFDPFVGMGFGMVILRNENSGPVQTQAGTANLKLKSSTRGPEFVNVTLGGKWRLGHSLSFGPFLTATFGRYTTRSGDTTLTLPSPLPTTTTPLGYAEDGTYGAFMLGVRGSWNI; this is encoded by the coding sequence ATGACGGGAAGGCTGAGTTGGGCCCTGGCGGCAGCGGTTGCACTGGGTTCGGCGGGCGCGAGCGCGCAGGAAGCCGCGACGTACAGTGCGCCGACAGGTTTGGAAGTCACCGTCGGACTCGGGTTCCAGGCCGGCGTGGGTCACGTCTACAAGAATGGCCTGCGCCTGAACCAGACCATCGGTGATGTGAAGCTCAGTGACGCGGCCAACGGCGCGGTGCCCGTGGTGGCGGAAGTGGGCTACCGGGCGACGCCGAACTGGTTCATCGGTGCCTACGGCAGCTACACGTACATCATCACCAAGGAGAATCCGTACTCCTGCTTCGAGGGTTGGGAGTGTGCCGCCTCGCAACTTCGCTTCGGTCCGCAGGTGCAGTATCACTTCTCGCCCACGGCCTCGTTCGACCCGTTCGTCGGAATGGGCTTCGGCATGGTGATCCTGCGCAACGAGAACTCCGGCCCCGTGCAGACGCAGGCCGGGACGGCGAACCTGAAGCTGAAGAGCAGCACGCGGGGCCCCGAGTTCGTCAACGTCACGCTGGGTGGCAAGTGGCGCCTGGGCCACTCGCTGTCGTTCGGCCCCTTCCTGACGGCCACCTTCGGGCGCTACACCACGCGCTCGGGCGACACCACGCTGACGCTGCCCTCGCCGCTGCCCACCACCACCACGCCGCTCGGCTACGCGGAGGACGGCACGTACGGGGCGTTCATGCTGGGCGTCCGAGGTAGCTGGAACATCTGA
- a CDS encoding response regulator, whose protein sequence is MEAYKVLVVDDEPQVAHALRRLLKREGFDVQLAFNGEEALERLKTFSPDIILTDFRMPGMTGSELLQRIKRSHPLALRLIISGYADFKSVVASVNEGEICRFISKPWDDAELVTYLSGLLRHRETMAQLYAPFRAAPQGVSAEVSPTDAALVLKVQVADPSFPAEQAVSIIERFAGLLADDSLKVVGGLLERFGGRLSFVAEVGGPQRLRLELPMRAESAPSVRPGLGEA, encoded by the coding sequence ATGGAAGCATACAAGGTGCTGGTGGTGGACGACGAGCCGCAGGTGGCGCACGCCTTGAGGCGGCTGCTGAAGCGTGAGGGTTTCGACGTCCAGCTCGCGTTCAACGGAGAAGAGGCGCTCGAGCGGCTGAAGACCTTCAGCCCGGACATCATCCTGACGGACTTCCGGATGCCGGGGATGACGGGCAGCGAACTGCTCCAGCGCATCAAGCGCAGCCACCCGCTGGCGCTGCGGCTCATCATCTCCGGCTACGCCGACTTCAAGTCGGTGGTGGCGTCGGTGAACGAGGGCGAAATCTGCCGGTTCATCAGCAAGCCCTGGGATGACGCGGAGCTGGTGACGTACCTGTCGGGCCTGTTGCGCCACCGCGAGACGATGGCCCAGCTCTACGCCCCGTTCCGCGCCGCGCCCCAGGGCGTCAGCGCCGAGGTGAGCCCCACCGACGCCGCGCTCGTCCTGAAGGTCCAGGTGGCGGACCCGTCGTTCCCGGCCGAGCAGGCCGTGTCCATCATCGAGCGTTTCGCAGGACTGTTGGCCGACGACAGCCTGAAGGTGGTGGGGGGACTGCTGGAGCGCTTCGGCGGACGGCTGTCCTTCGTGGCGGAGGTGGGCGGCCCGCAGCGGCTGCGCCTGGAGCTGCCCATGCGCGCGGAGAGCGCGCCGAGTGTTCGACCGGGGCTGGGCGAGGCGTGA
- a CDS encoding GspE/PulE/PilB domain-containing protein: MESSARRPLGEILLEMGVLSRAQLRVGLVHHHETHVPLGRALVREGVCTEADVLRGLSAQLGVSAVDLDLQPPERGMADLLPARIARQYRAVPLRVELVPMEQGEREVLHIALPAPVSLEAVDAVRAVTGKPRVEAYVASDPAITHALSELYGFEEPAEPAATPVPAPGGHLLLYGWPPVTAVLISRQLARSGYQARVATPLEVLHTRANDVVLAPLQAMEGLLAGEVHIEGALIVHGTSDDEGFERARQLGARGFLANPRDEQLLLRAVRRLIPSGGSSISGESGSSHHSH; this comes from the coding sequence ATGGAATCCAGCGCCAGACGTCCGCTCGGAGAAATCCTCCTGGAGATGGGGGTGCTCAGCCGCGCCCAGCTCCGGGTGGGACTGGTCCACCACCACGAGACGCACGTCCCCCTGGGACGCGCGTTGGTGCGCGAGGGGGTGTGCACCGAGGCGGACGTGCTGCGCGGCCTGTCGGCGCAGCTCGGCGTGAGCGCGGTGGACCTGGACCTGCAACCTCCCGAGCGCGGCATGGCGGACCTGTTGCCCGCGCGCATCGCCCGGCAGTACCGCGCGGTGCCGCTGCGCGTGGAGCTGGTGCCCATGGAGCAGGGCGAGCGCGAGGTGCTCCATATCGCCCTGCCCGCCCCCGTGTCGCTGGAGGCCGTGGACGCCGTGCGCGCCGTCACCGGCAAGCCGCGCGTCGAGGCCTACGTGGCCTCCGACCCCGCCATCACCCACGCGCTCTCCGAGCTGTACGGCTTCGAGGAGCCCGCCGAGCCCGCGGCCACGCCCGTGCCCGCGCCGGGGGGACACCTGCTGCTCTACGGCTGGCCTCCCGTCACCGCCGTGCTCATCTCGCGGCAGCTGGCGCGGAGCGGTTATCAGGCCCGGGTCGCGACCCCGCTGGAGGTCCTCCACACCCGCGCCAACGACGTGGTGCTCGCGCCCCTGCAGGCCATGGAGGGCCTGTTGGCCGGCGAGGTCCACATCGAGGGCGCGCTCATCGTCCACGGCACGTCCGACGACGAGGGCTTCGAGCGGGCACGGCAGCTGGGCGCGCGGGGCTTCCTCGCCAATCCCCGCGACGAGCAGCTGCTGCTGCGCGCGGTGCGCCGGCTGATTCCCAGCGGCGGCTCTTCCATCTCCGGCGAGTCCGGCTCGTCGCACCACTCCCACTGA
- a CDS encoding sensor histidine kinase — protein sequence MAPEVDADWVNSRLKRFTLLACLLIHGLLVASLWGRWHEALVVTVGFTVVTGANVVLARGFFSRHTRVAEASRFILNMLGTVFYGVVSHWELPVWLYLPLNALWVDRFADSGARRRLGVMLAMVSGVALWDGAPPEVAACFVLLSVLTYALSEGRVFLTHSTLRELARQHDELARAHEQLEMAHRRAREQERLSSLGMLAAGVAHEINNPMSYVKSNVNALLMDLRACKNLPPELQEYVDDVLPATADGIRRVVAIVADLRRFARGDPGALEEYDLNEEIAVALRITRTQVQSRCEVEVTLGDLPRLLGRPGQLAQVVVNLLMNAAQAMPSGGRILLSTRMEADEAILCIQDSGHGMTPEVRARLFQPFFTTKPAGEGTGMGLAVVHGIITSHQGRIDVETSPQTGTRFTVRLPRIPPLDMHLPGLSGPVPTPPKSQPGTV from the coding sequence ATGGCCCCGGAGGTCGACGCGGATTGGGTGAACAGCCGCCTCAAGCGCTTCACCCTGCTGGCGTGCCTCCTCATCCACGGTCTGCTCGTCGCCAGCCTCTGGGGGCGGTGGCACGAGGCGCTCGTCGTGACGGTGGGCTTCACCGTGGTGACGGGGGCCAACGTGGTGCTCGCGCGGGGCTTCTTCTCGCGGCACACGCGGGTCGCCGAGGCCTCGCGCTTCATCCTGAACATGTTGGGCACCGTGTTCTACGGCGTGGTGAGCCACTGGGAGCTGCCCGTGTGGCTGTACCTGCCGCTCAACGCGCTGTGGGTGGACCGCTTCGCGGACTCCGGGGCCCGGCGCCGGCTCGGGGTGATGCTGGCGATGGTGTCGGGCGTGGCGCTCTGGGACGGGGCCCCGCCCGAGGTCGCCGCCTGCTTCGTGCTGCTGTCGGTGCTCACGTACGCGCTCTCCGAGGGCCGCGTCTTCCTCACGCACTCGACGCTGCGGGAGCTGGCGCGCCAGCACGACGAGCTGGCCCGGGCGCACGAGCAGCTGGAGATGGCCCACCGGCGCGCCCGTGAGCAGGAGCGGCTGTCCAGCCTGGGCATGCTGGCCGCGGGCGTGGCGCACGAAATCAACAACCCCATGAGCTATGTGAAGAGCAACGTGAACGCGCTGCTCATGGACCTGCGCGCCTGCAAGAACCTGCCGCCGGAGCTGCAGGAGTACGTGGACGACGTGCTGCCCGCCACCGCGGACGGCATCCGGCGCGTCGTGGCCATCGTCGCGGACCTGCGGCGCTTCGCGCGTGGAGACCCGGGCGCGCTGGAGGAGTACGACCTCAACGAGGAAATCGCCGTCGCGCTGCGCATCACCCGCACGCAGGTGCAGTCGCGCTGCGAGGTGGAGGTGACGCTGGGGGATTTGCCGCGCCTGCTCGGCCGTCCGGGGCAACTGGCGCAGGTGGTGGTGAACCTCTTGATGAACGCGGCGCAGGCCATGCCCTCCGGAGGGCGCATCCTCCTGAGCACGCGCATGGAGGCCGACGAGGCCATCCTGTGCATCCAGGACTCCGGGCACGGCATGACGCCCGAGGTGCGCGCGCGGCTGTTCCAGCCCTTCTTCACCACCAAGCCCGCAGGTGAGGGCACGGGCATGGGGCTGGCCGTGGTGCACGGCATCATCACCTCGCACCAGGGACGCATCGACGTGGAGACCTCGCCCCAGACGGGCACGCGCTTCACCGTCCGGCTCCCCCGAATCCCTCCGCTCGACATGCACCTGCCCGGACTGTCCGGCCCGGTCCCCACCCCGCCGAAGTCGCAGCCGGGCACGGTCTGA
- a CDS encoding SGNH/GDSL hydrolase family protein, giving the protein MPKRFTGWFVVLVVFSTGLCWAAPSGQDAGPPSEAVLAAPAPPPDAATAESERPRSVLLLGDSLIATGFGDYLLARLEAHPTIRASRRARSSTGLARPDFFDWMAVGEEEVKRHQPDVVVVILGGNDGQSLLERDGKKPVHWGKPEWEDVYRQRIDSFASVLAAPGRKLIWLELPATGLKRFEQKLSLIRGLQREVIGSRVDARYVDTRSYFTDDKGKALLQARVEGFRKPMKLRMSDGVHFTIAGGRYFASKVYPEVLEALGLLQG; this is encoded by the coding sequence ATGCCGAAGCGCTTCACGGGTTGGTTCGTCGTCCTCGTCGTGTTCTCCACCGGGCTCTGCTGGGCTGCTCCCTCCGGACAGGATGCGGGCCCTCCGTCCGAGGCCGTGCTCGCGGCGCCCGCGCCGCCTCCCGACGCGGCGACCGCCGAGTCCGAGCGCCCTCGCTCCGTGCTGTTGCTCGGCGACAGCCTCATCGCCACGGGCTTCGGTGACTACCTGCTGGCCCGCCTGGAGGCGCATCCGACGATTCGCGCGTCGCGTCGGGCCCGCTCCTCCACGGGGCTGGCCCGTCCGGACTTCTTCGACTGGATGGCCGTGGGCGAGGAGGAGGTGAAGCGCCACCAGCCGGACGTGGTGGTGGTCATCCTCGGGGGGAATGACGGCCAGTCACTGTTGGAGCGCGATGGCAAGAAGCCCGTCCACTGGGGCAAGCCCGAGTGGGAGGACGTCTACCGTCAGCGCATCGACTCCTTCGCGAGCGTGCTCGCCGCGCCGGGACGGAAGCTCATCTGGCTGGAGCTGCCCGCGACGGGGCTCAAGCGCTTCGAGCAGAAGCTGAGCCTCATCCGGGGACTCCAGCGCGAGGTCATCGGCTCCCGCGTGGACGCGCGCTACGTCGACACGCGCTCGTACTTCACGGACGACAAGGGCAAGGCCCTGCTCCAGGCGCGCGTCGAGGGGTTCCGCAAGCCGATGAAGCTGCGCATGAGCGACGGCGTGCACTTCACCATCGCGGGCGGTCGCTACTTCGCGAGCAAGGTGTACCCCGAGGTGCTCGAGGCGCTGGGCCTGCTCCAGGGGTAG
- a CDS encoding alpha/beta fold hydrolase — translation MRSEVLLTEVGWGEGPRVLLLPGLGARGSGFRALAQALAPRCRPVLVEYPEGTHAAVGAGALARQVAHAAGAVDAVVASSFGGMVAAHLAAAGVARGVAFLGAFTRTTHLGARGVLIGMMGPIAVWARPGVVAAGLAAWKPVPFSQVAEVVPTTVLERRTTWHRALAIQREAHPPELRRLDVSCLCIQGDRDVLVPPSSVERLLQSLPPGTPHHVLKGAGHVPYFTHPEACAELLAPWLAKLTSTPSVSAA, via the coding sequence ATGCGCTCGGAAGTGCTGCTGACGGAGGTGGGATGGGGCGAGGGGCCGAGGGTGCTCCTGCTGCCCGGCCTGGGGGCGAGAGGCTCCGGCTTCCGCGCGCTCGCCCAGGCGCTGGCGCCCCGGTGTCGTCCCGTCCTCGTCGAGTACCCGGAGGGCACGCACGCGGCGGTGGGCGCGGGGGCGCTCGCCCGGCAGGTGGCGCACGCGGCGGGCGCGGTGGACGCGGTGGTGGCCAGCTCCTTCGGTGGGATGGTGGCGGCGCACCTGGCGGCGGCCGGCGTTGCTCGCGGCGTCGCCTTCCTGGGGGCCTTCACGCGCACCACGCATCTGGGCGCGCGCGGTGTGCTCATCGGGATGATGGGGCCCATCGCCGTGTGGGCGCGTCCCGGCGTGGTCGCCGCGGGGCTGGCCGCGTGGAAGCCCGTGCCCTTCTCGCAGGTGGCGGAGGTGGTCCCCACGACGGTGTTGGAGCGCCGCACCACGTGGCATCGCGCGCTCGCCATCCAACGCGAGGCGCACCCGCCCGAGCTGCGGCGGCTGGACGTCTCCTGCCTCTGCATCCAGGGCGACCGGGACGTGCTGGTGCCGCCTTCCTCGGTGGAGCGACTGCTGCAATCGCTTCCGCCGGGGACGCCGCACCACGTGTTGAAGGGGGCGGGGCACGTGCCGTACTTCACCCACCCGGAGGCCTGCGCGGAGCTCCTGGCGCCGTGGCTCGCGAAACTGACGTCGACTCCGAGCGTGTCGGCGGCGTGA
- a CDS encoding right-handed parallel beta-helix repeat-containing protein, which produces MHLSASESVKRLLWAVVLGLSVTACSSTPEKPGVVPGGDDGGTPGGADGGPVIVVPEDGGTVVTGTLAGTLTEAGSPYRVVGDAEGVVTIPKGQVLTVEPGVILDFKGRPDVTQADVDPGAADSVMNHHQGRVEVRVYGGIQVRGTADKPVLLTSTNPHGWWGMNFFGDGSVGDGDPVFEHMVFEKVKKNDYNGNRDRTRGALWAYYPGPVTILHAVFRDNEVSAKCGALDLMFTVGSRVEDSLFENNRTKDVDRFAQDGTSSMAGGGAMCVTHGRDSVVRGNTFRDNTLEAYRGATDSSLAQRPLLAWPNAQGLYDLGGGGALHYFQPNNDLVEGNVFVGNTVTRGPAAAIYLEDVGTRGLTLRGNQFVGNRAGAGAVVVCNRGSGGVELVVADDNVFRDNQVDGRAAANVSGDCTTATK; this is translated from the coding sequence ATGCACCTGTCCGCCTCCGAGTCCGTGAAGCGCCTCCTGTGGGCCGTGGTCCTGGGGTTGTCCGTCACCGCGTGTTCCTCCACGCCCGAGAAGCCCGGGGTGGTGCCCGGCGGTGACGACGGAGGGACGCCGGGGGGCGCAGACGGCGGGCCCGTCATCGTGGTGCCCGAGGACGGCGGCACCGTGGTGACGGGGACCCTGGCGGGCACGCTCACCGAGGCGGGCTCTCCCTACCGCGTCGTCGGGGACGCGGAGGGCGTCGTCACCATCCCCAAGGGCCAGGTGCTCACGGTGGAGCCGGGCGTCATCCTCGACTTCAAGGGGCGCCCCGACGTCACGCAAGCCGACGTGGACCCCGGCGCGGCCGACAGCGTGATGAACCACCACCAGGGCCGCGTGGAGGTGCGCGTGTACGGCGGCATCCAGGTGCGCGGCACGGCGGACAAGCCCGTGCTGCTCACCTCCACCAATCCCCACGGCTGGTGGGGGATGAACTTCTTCGGCGACGGCTCGGTGGGCGACGGCGACCCCGTCTTCGAGCACATGGTCTTCGAGAAGGTGAAGAAGAACGACTACAACGGCAACCGCGACAGGACGCGCGGCGCGCTGTGGGCCTACTACCCGGGGCCGGTGACGATTCTCCACGCGGTGTTCCGCGACAACGAGGTGTCCGCCAAGTGCGGCGCGTTGGACTTGATGTTCACCGTGGGCTCGCGCGTGGAGGACTCCCTCTTCGAGAACAACCGCACCAAGGACGTGGACCGCTTCGCGCAGGACGGCACGTCCTCCATGGCGGGCGGCGGGGCGATGTGCGTGACGCACGGGCGTGACTCGGTGGTGCGCGGCAACACCTTCCGTGACAACACCCTGGAGGCCTACCGGGGCGCCACCGACAGCTCGCTCGCGCAGCGTCCGCTGCTCGCGTGGCCCAACGCGCAGGGCCTCTACGATTTGGGCGGCGGCGGGGCGCTGCACTACTTCCAGCCCAACAATGATTTGGTGGAGGGCAACGTCTTCGTGGGGAACACCGTGACGCGCGGGCCGGCGGCGGCCATCTACCTGGAGGACGTGGGCACGCGGGGGCTCACCCTGCGCGGCAACCAGTTCGTCGGCAACCGCGCGGGCGCGGGCGCGGTGGTGGTGTGCAACCGCGGCAGCGGCGGCGTGGAGCTGGTGGTGGCGGACGACAACGTCTTCCGTGACAACCAGGTGGACGGCCGCGCGGCGGCGAACGTGTCGGGCGACTGCACCACGGCGACGAAGTAG
- a CDS encoding amino acid ABC transporter ATP-binding protein produces MIEVKDLCKRYEGRMVLDGISASFAPGEVVALVGPSGGGKSTLLRCLNGLEPFDAGSIRVGDDVLGPGASRARGASVSNIRRRVGFVFQQWHLFAHRTALGNVIEAPRHVRGLDARAATELGRALLAKVGLSHREDAYPSELSGGEQQRVAIARALAMEPEALLLDEPTSALDPERVGELVSLLSRLREDGLTLVAVTHEMRFARELASRVLVLHGGRILEEGPCAQVLERPRHERTRTFLGLSRESPGPEPEVASLETGRSGVTPLFPAATARE; encoded by the coding sequence ATGATTGAGGTGAAGGACCTGTGCAAGCGGTACGAGGGTCGCATGGTGTTGGACGGCATCAGCGCGTCCTTCGCGCCGGGGGAGGTGGTGGCGCTGGTGGGCCCCTCGGGCGGCGGCAAGAGCACGCTCTTGAGGTGCCTGAACGGGCTGGAGCCCTTCGACGCGGGCTCCATCCGGGTGGGGGACGACGTGCTCGGGCCCGGCGCGTCGCGAGCGCGAGGCGCCTCCGTCTCCAACATCCGCCGCCGCGTGGGCTTCGTCTTCCAGCAGTGGCACCTGTTCGCGCACCGCACCGCGCTGGGCAACGTCATCGAGGCGCCCCGGCACGTGCGGGGCCTGGACGCGAGGGCCGCCACGGAGCTGGGGCGCGCGCTGCTCGCGAAGGTCGGCCTGTCCCACCGCGAGGACGCCTATCCCTCCGAGCTGTCCGGCGGTGAGCAGCAGCGGGTGGCCATCGCCCGCGCGTTGGCGATGGAGCCCGAGGCGCTGCTCCTCGACGAGCCCACCAGCGCGTTGGACCCGGAGCGCGTGGGCGAATTGGTGTCGCTGTTGTCGCGGCTGCGCGAGGACGGGCTCACGCTGGTGGCGGTGACGCACGAGATGCGCTTCGCGCGCGAGCTGGCGTCGCGCGTGTTGGTGCTGCACGGTGGACGCATCCTCGAGGAGGGGCCTTGCGCGCAGGTGCTGGAGCGGCCCCGACATGAGCGCACCCGGACCTTCCTGGGACTGTCCCGGGAGTCGCCGGGCCCGGAGCCGGAGGTGGCCTCGTTGGAGACGGGCAGAAGCGGCGTCACCCCGCTGTTCCCCGCCGCGACCGCGAGGGAATGA
- a CDS encoding LysR family transcriptional regulator encodes MNVTLEQARALDALARHGTFAAAAQALGKGHTAVLYTLRTLEGQTELELLDRRGYRTRLTAAGERVLEHCRKLLAVERDLEATCAEIRAGWEPTLRIVFDGVFPAEPLLRVVKALRAEGAGTRFHVSSEFLAGVEAAFTRDDADLMVSVLPPALPGLKSYALPELEAMLVAHRSHPLARRRRGAISEEELSEHLLLTVRGSDPRLQLSTVSLELRSTVHLNDFAAKKAAILEGLGYGWLPEHLASKELRRGELKLLKPASGSTHAFLPKLHHRAGVRLGRAARRVVKALTGTEPPQ; translated from the coding sequence ATGAACGTGACCCTCGAACAGGCCCGCGCGCTGGATGCTCTCGCACGACATGGCACCTTCGCGGCGGCGGCCCAGGCGCTCGGAAAAGGGCACACGGCGGTGCTCTACACCCTGCGAACGCTCGAGGGACAGACAGAGCTGGAGCTGCTGGACCGCAGGGGCTACCGCACCCGGTTGACGGCCGCGGGGGAGCGGGTGCTGGAGCACTGCCGGAAGTTATTGGCAGTTGAGCGCGACCTCGAGGCGACATGTGCGGAGATACGCGCGGGGTGGGAGCCCACGTTGCGAATCGTCTTCGACGGTGTCTTCCCGGCCGAGCCGCTTTTACGCGTAGTGAAGGCGCTGAGGGCGGAGGGCGCGGGCACGCGCTTCCATGTGTCGTCGGAGTTCCTCGCGGGCGTGGAGGCGGCCTTCACGCGGGACGACGCGGACCTCATGGTGTCGGTGCTGCCGCCTGCACTCCCGGGGCTGAAGAGCTACGCGTTGCCGGAGCTGGAGGCGATGCTCGTGGCCCACCGCTCCCATCCGCTGGCGAGACGGCGTCGCGGCGCCATCAGTGAAGAGGAGCTGTCCGAGCACCTGCTGCTCACGGTGCGCGGCTCGGACCCTCGGCTGCAGTTGAGCACCGTGTCGCTGGAGCTGCGCTCCACGGTGCACCTCAACGACTTCGCGGCGAAGAAGGCGGCGATTCTGGAGGGCCTGGGCTACGGGTGGCTGCCGGAGCACCTGGCGTCGAAGGAGCTGCGGCGCGGGGAGCTCAAGCTGCTCAAGCCCGCCAGCGGCTCCACGCACGCCTTCCTCCCCAAGCTCCACCACCGCGCGGGCGTGAGGCTGGGCCGCGCCGCGCGCCGCGTGGTGAAGGCGCTCACCGGCACCGAGCCGCCGCAGTAG